A genomic stretch from Bradyrhizobium sp. 195 includes:
- a CDS encoding EthD family reductase, translating to MAEIVVLYKTPKDAAAFDKYYAETHIPLAKKLPGLKKYAISKGPVASPAGPSGIHLVAILTFDSVADIQAAFGSEEGKATGADVPKFASGGADLLIFDTKEV from the coding sequence ATGGCTGAAATCGTCGTGCTCTACAAGACACCCAAGGATGCTGCCGCCTTCGACAAGTACTATGCCGAGACGCATATTCCGCTCGCCAAGAAGCTTCCCGGCCTGAAGAAATACGCCATCAGCAAAGGGCCGGTCGCATCTCCCGCCGGGCCCTCCGGAATCCATCTCGTCGCCATTCTCACCTTCGACAGCGTAGCCGATATTCAGGCGGCATTCGGCAGCGAGGAAGGCAAGGCGACCGGCGCCGACGTGCCGAAATTCGCCAGCGGCGGCGCCGACCTCCTGATCTTCGACACCAAGGAAGTGTG
- a CDS encoding RidA family protein, with the protein MIKRSLPYEGLLHEIVEHNGVLYLGGIVPEDAGLDMTGQADDVLRQLKTLLDGAGSDLSCVLQVTIFMADLADKAAFNQVWKRYFTADQLPARAAIGVADLGPSVRLELTAIAARR; encoded by the coding sequence GTGATCAAACGTTCCCTGCCGTATGAAGGACTGCTCCACGAGATCGTCGAGCATAACGGCGTGCTCTATCTCGGCGGCATCGTTCCTGAAGATGCGGGGCTCGACATGACGGGCCAGGCCGACGATGTGCTTCGACAGTTGAAGACCTTGCTCGATGGGGCCGGCTCCGATCTCTCCTGCGTTCTCCAGGTGACCATCTTCATGGCTGATCTCGCCGACAAGGCGGCGTTCAACCAGGTGTGGAAGCGCTATTTCACCGCGGACCAGCTGCCGGCGCGCGCCGCCATCGGCGTTGCGGATCTCGGACCTAGCGTCAGGCTGGAGCTGACGGCGATCGCCGCCCGTCGCTGA
- a CDS encoding FAD-dependent oxidoreductase, translated as MAQDEQQRNDDDALMSRFTRPEQTFPALTPAEIERVRHFGEVRNYADGEFLFETGKPGPGMFVVLKGHVAITQRDGLGHVTPVIEQGPGQFLAELGQLSGQPALVDGRAEGDVETLLLPPDRLRALLVAEADLGERIMRALILRRVNLIQAGVGGPVLIGPSHSAGVVRLQGFLTRNGQPHHLLDPAHDRDAAELIARYSPKPQDWPLVVAASGAVLRNPNETELARAIGMIGGAKDDRIYDVAVVGCGPAGLATAVYAASEGLSVAVLDIRAFGGQAGASARIENYLGFPTGISGQALTARAFTQAQKFGADIMIPVTVKSLDCTRKDGAFSVALDGCDPLRSRAVVVASGARYRRPEIASLDKFEGRGVWYWASPVEARLCAGEEVALVGAGNSAGQAAVFLSGHAKKVLMIIRGGGLGASMSRYLIERIEATPNIELMFNTEITALEGDEASLLRRIRWKSRLSSDEDEANIRNLFLFVGADPATSWLDGCGVTLDRGGFVVTGAQSEQNQGRLVAPLETSVPGVYAVGDVRSGSVKRVGGAIGEGAQVVASLHGYLGDAAKPAL; from the coding sequence ATGGCGCAGGACGAACAGCAACGAAATGACGATGACGCGCTGATGTCGCGCTTCACGCGCCCCGAGCAGACCTTTCCCGCGCTGACCCCGGCTGAAATCGAGCGTGTCAGGCATTTCGGTGAAGTCCGTAACTACGCCGACGGCGAATTCCTGTTCGAGACCGGCAAGCCGGGGCCCGGCATGTTCGTGGTGCTGAAAGGCCATGTCGCCATCACCCAGCGCGACGGGCTTGGTCACGTCACGCCGGTGATCGAGCAGGGGCCGGGTCAATTTCTGGCCGAACTCGGCCAGCTCTCGGGCCAGCCGGCGCTGGTCGACGGCCGCGCCGAGGGCGATGTCGAGACGCTGCTGTTGCCGCCGGACCGGCTGCGCGCGCTGCTGGTCGCCGAGGCTGACCTTGGCGAGCGCATCATGCGGGCGCTGATCCTGCGCCGGGTCAATCTGATCCAGGCCGGCGTCGGCGGTCCCGTGCTGATTGGTCCGTCGCACTCGGCCGGCGTCGTCCGGCTGCAGGGTTTTCTCACCCGCAACGGCCAGCCGCATCATCTGCTCGATCCCGCGCACGACCGCGACGCCGCTGAATTGATCGCGCGCTATTCGCCCAAGCCTCAGGACTGGCCGCTGGTCGTCGCCGCAAGCGGCGCGGTGCTGCGCAACCCAAACGAGACCGAGCTTGCGCGCGCCATCGGCATGATCGGCGGGGCAAAGGACGACCGCATCTATGACGTCGCTGTCGTCGGCTGCGGACCGGCCGGTCTTGCCACCGCCGTGTATGCCGCCTCCGAAGGACTGTCCGTTGCCGTGCTCGACATCCGCGCCTTCGGCGGCCAGGCCGGCGCCAGCGCGCGCATCGAGAACTATCTGGGCTTTCCGACCGGCATTTCCGGCCAGGCCCTGACCGCGCGCGCCTTCACCCAAGCGCAAAAATTTGGTGCCGACATCATGATCCCCGTCACGGTGAAGTCGCTCGATTGCACGCGCAAGGACGGCGCGTTCTCGGTGGCGCTCGACGGCTGCGATCCCTTGCGCTCGCGGGCGGTCGTGGTCGCGAGCGGTGCGCGCTATCGCCGGCCGGAGATCGCAAGCCTCGACAAGTTCGAGGGACGCGGCGTCTGGTACTGGGCCTCGCCGGTCGAGGCGCGGCTCTGCGCCGGCGAGGAGGTGGCCCTCGTCGGTGCCGGCAATTCGGCAGGCCAGGCCGCCGTGTTCCTCTCGGGTCACGCCAAGAAGGTGCTGATGATCATCCGCGGCGGCGGTCTGGGCGCCAGCATGTCGCGCTATCTCATCGAGCGCATCGAAGCGACGCCGAACATCGAATTGATGTTCAACACCGAGATCACGGCGCTCGAGGGCGACGAGGCCTCGCTGCTGCGGCGCATTCGCTGGAAGAGCCGGTTGTCGAGCGATGAGGATGAAGCCAACATCCGCAACCTGTTTTTGTTCGTGGGCGCCGATCCCGCCACCTCCTGGCTCGACGGCTGCGGCGTGACGCTCGATCGCGGCGGCTTCGTCGTGACAGGCGCGCAGTCCGAGCAGAACCAGGGCCGGCTGGTGGCGCCGCTGGAGACCTCCGTGCCCGGCGTCTACGCCGTCGGCGACGTCCGCTCCGGTTCGGTCAAGCGCGTCGGCGGTGCCATCGGCGAGGGCGCCCAGGTCGTGGCCTCCCTGCACGGCTATCTCGGCGACGCCGCAAAACCGGCGCTTTAG
- a CDS encoding peptidase associated/transthyretin-like domain-containing protein: MTTVLFNRRSLLTGGSVLATGVLVSGVSGLLLPARAAGLAPTETMSGGANNYRKGAATVDRIGKGGFWMSGTVRRAGDGAPLAGQRIQIWAHTVEGQEHEPQSHGATLTDKDGKFRLEMPQIIPIFGQPHGHLAYDSGEFKTVFLRPVMRSAKETSLEAHFVLQPA, from the coding sequence ATGACCACGGTCCTATTCAACCGCCGAAGCCTGCTCACGGGCGGCTCCGTCCTCGCAACCGGCGTCTTGGTATCAGGCGTTTCCGGATTGCTGCTGCCCGCCCGTGCGGCAGGCCTCGCGCCGACCGAAACGATGTCGGGCGGAGCGAATAATTACCGCAAGGGCGCGGCGACCGTGGACCGGATCGGCAAGGGCGGCTTCTGGATGAGCGGCACCGTCCGCCGCGCCGGCGACGGGGCTCCGCTTGCCGGGCAGCGCATTCAGATCTGGGCGCACACGGTCGAAGGGCAGGAGCACGAGCCGCAGAGCCATGGCGCCACGCTCACCGACAAGGACGGCAAGTTCCGGCTGGAGATGCCGCAGATCATTCCGATCTTCGGCCAGCCGCATGGTCACCTCGCCTATGACAGCGGTGAGTTCAAAACCGTCTTCCTGCGGCCGGTGATGCGGAGCGCCAAGGAAACCAGCCTCGAGGCGCACTTCGTCCTGCAGCCGGCCTGA
- a CDS encoding cyclic nucleotide-binding domain-containing protein, producing the protein MIVAAPDLRAFLLATPFFGGLSDGGLDLLMSMLVERCFDANATVVAEGEPGRSMFIVKSGRLAVSKRANAGSAIPISRLERGDFFGEMTLIEMQNRSATVVAEVPTVLYELTAQNLYACYKADIHAYVVVLQNINRELCRRLRRADNRFTRQQLGDDD; encoded by the coding sequence ATGATTGTGGCTGCCCCCGATCTGAGAGCGTTCCTGCTCGCGACGCCGTTCTTCGGCGGCCTTTCGGACGGAGGCCTCGATCTGCTGATGTCGATGCTGGTCGAGCGCTGCTTCGATGCCAACGCGACCGTCGTGGCGGAGGGCGAGCCGGGACGCTCGATGTTCATCGTCAAATCCGGCCGCCTCGCGGTGAGCAAGCGGGCGAATGCGGGAAGCGCCATCCCCATTTCCCGGCTGGAGCGTGGTGATTTCTTCGGCGAGATGACGCTGATCGAAATGCAAAACCGCTCTGCGACGGTGGTCGCAGAGGTGCCGACGGTGCTGTACGAGCTGACGGCCCAAAATCTCTACGCCTGCTACAAGGCCGACATCCACGCCTATGTGGTCGTCCTGCAGAACATCAACCGCGAACTGTGCCGGCGCTTGCGCCGGGCAGACAATCGGTTCACGAGGCAGCAGCTGGGTGATGACGATTGA
- a CDS encoding ferric reductase-like transmembrane domain-containing protein, producing MKGWRLARVILIWVALAVAIGVPIALAATSEQLAWRGPVYILAGFAGIIALGLVLIQPLLVGGYLPGLSAYRGRRAHHWIGGALALAVVVHVAGLWITSPPDMIDALTYASPTPFSPFGVTAMWAIFIVAILAALRRRLGLRLRTWRIVHIPLAIVIVAGTVAHCLLIEGTMETVSKAVLCAAVLAATIKVMVDLQVWRKRRTLRGESP from the coding sequence ATGAAGGGGTGGAGGTTGGCGCGGGTGATCCTGATCTGGGTCGCCCTTGCCGTGGCCATTGGCGTGCCGATCGCGCTAGCTGCAACAAGCGAGCAGCTCGCATGGCGCGGTCCGGTCTACATCCTTGCCGGATTTGCCGGGATCATCGCCCTCGGCCTCGTGCTGATTCAGCCTCTGCTGGTCGGCGGTTATCTGCCGGGACTGTCGGCCTATCGCGGTCGGCGCGCCCATCATTGGATCGGCGGCGCGCTTGCGCTTGCGGTCGTGGTCCACGTCGCCGGCCTCTGGATCACCAGTCCCCCTGATATGATCGACGCGCTGACCTATGCATCGCCGACGCCGTTCTCACCCTTCGGCGTGACCGCCATGTGGGCCATCTTCATTGTTGCGATTCTGGCCGCGTTGCGCCGGCGATTGGGACTGCGGCTGCGAACCTGGCGCATCGTCCATATTCCCCTCGCAATCGTCATCGTCGCAGGCACCGTCGCCCATTGCCTCCTGATCGAGGGAACAATGGAGACGGTCTCGAAGGCCGTGCTGTGCGCAGCCGTCCTCGCGGCGACCATCAAGGTCATGGTTGATCTGCAGGTCTGGCGAAAGCGAAGGACGCTGCGCGGGGAAAGCCCGTAG